In Phycodurus eques isolate BA_2022a chromosome 23, UOR_Pequ_1.1, whole genome shotgun sequence, a genomic segment contains:
- the camta2 gene encoding calmodulin-binding transcription activator 2 isoform X1: MSNKEMVSTGYTESKGQRNKLLECLPRSSCLPNERLRWNTNDEIASYLVSFDKHDEWLSCTLKTRPKNGSIILYNRKKVKYRKDGYCWKKRKDGKDTREDHMKLKVQGMECLYGNYVHSAIVPTFHRRCYWLLQNPDIVLVHYLNVPSLEDSGKCSPLLCAVTSRHDSMKWNRDDLLGQLKPMFHSIKCSGGSGDFSIEEMVQLILERQRTKPQPRTHACLCNGNQGRNIPHSCNSTKHRIISPKLPPSSSSPLSLETGELGGGGGDAKLPQLQAQGSPASSPSPASTSATSPPLTTVALPHNALIVMATTTAISRGGGEDPPKESLSLGRSSQLLLSPSLPHHGKPPLPCPPSPTTPSHPAPVHHTLSLTLLPSPVIGGLLLAPSSSDSPPLSFSSPSLPPPFLPPAFDPDSFLNSPKQGQTYGGPLPPIICAASSPLSPSSLALSPTSTPPSSISPPSSLSSSSCETDRKDSASLPPSFLLSPTSSVAPPLLPLCLELGAVEVPAEAVGCDLEGNERGDDVRSLAPPTKLQQPSLSSTPGSGTASQERPYGHLPGPPASANPEDVTMETSAQAPPALQVKEVNGPGHDADTPPMDTQQEVEDLEISFDSQFPDLISDLITVEANPVAAAPPSAPADVAPNPVVFSAGIRYVVPPQPSPSTSFLPFPHPLPSSSPLASITDFSPEWSYPEGGVKVLITGPWSEQSGRYTCVFDQSAVPASLIQPGVLRCYCPAHEAGLVCLQVVESGGSVSSSVLFEYRARNASSLPSSQLDWLSLDDNQFRVSILERLEQMERRMAAMAARDIAQRQQQQQRRGSQMAATAPLPPHTPEDRNQSSQWFERRIVRVCERMMRGVRWSGGDEERLQHSALHRGMTLLHLAAAQGYTHLIHTLITWRRVHSDSLDLEQEVDPLNVDHFSCTPLMWACALGHRSAAELLYSWSGVALGIPDSLGRLPLAVARSRGHTCLAAALEELHTLAAASPASTSPDTGVSSSSSLPSSPSQSSAAPMDTSPSSPSSSSLSCLPVEEPHAALTLSECPNEGPACPRLAPTLAEQLLSYSDNMENEEDEEDEEEEEVDMATLAEQIIEATPERIKHEEFAGGADSMLSERRDIQDTWLATYLDTVDAHADALPRVLRLRRRVCPPSPLSALALQRLRPPSSAAWAEFLNASANGRMERDFALLTLTDGEQRELYEAARIIQNAFRRYKGRRLKEQQDMAAAVIQRCYRKYKQLTWIALKYAIYKKMTQAAILIQSKFRSYYEQKRFQQSRRAAVLIQQYYRSYKEYERLKQSPGICGAGHNPKIKGTYLTKKQDQAARKIMRFLRRCRHRIKELKQNRELERRGLTT; the protein is encoded by the exons ATGAGCAACAAGGAGATGGTTTCCACAGGTTACACTG agaGTAAAGGACAGAGGAACAAGCTGCTGGAGTGCCTCCCTCGCTCGTCCTGTCTGCCCAACGAGCGTCTGAGATGGAACACTAATGAT GAGATCGCGTCTTATCTGGTAAGCTTTGACAAGCATGACGAGTGGCTCTCCTGCACCCTGAAAaccag GCCAAAGAACGGCAGCATCATCCTCTACAATAGAAAGAAGGTCAAGTACAGGAAAGATGGCTACTGCTGGAAGAAACGCAAGGATGGGAAGGACACCCGAGAGGACCACATGAAGCTGAAGGTGCAAGGCATGGAG TGTCTCTACGGTAACTACGTCCATTCCGCCATTGTGCCAACATTCCACCGCCGGTGCTATTGGCTGCTGCAA AACCCAGACATTGTGCTGGTCCATTACCTGAACGTGCCCTCCCTAGAGGATTCTGGGAAATGCAGTCCACTGCTGTGTGCCGTGACCAGTCGCCACGACAGCATGAAATGGAACCGCGACGACTTGCTCGGACAGCTCAAGCCCATGT ttcaCAGCATCAAGTGTTCCGGCGGGAGTGGTGATTTCAGCATCGAGGAGATGGTGCAGCTCATCCTGGAGCGCCAGAGAACCAAACCGCAGCCGCGCACGCACGCCTGCCTCTGTAACGGCAACCAGG GACGGAACATTCCCCACAGCTGCAACAGCACCAAGCATCGGATCATCTCCCCCAAGCTGCCCCCCTCGTCCTCCTCGCCGCTGTCCTTGGAGACGGGGGAGCTTGGGGGCGGCGGGGGGGACGCCAAACTGCCCCAGCTCCAGGCTCAGGGCAGCCCCGCCTCCTCTCCCAGCCCCGCCTCCAC GTCGGCCACGTCCCCGCCACTGACCACCGTGGCGCTGCCGCACAATGCCCTCATCGTCATGGCGACCACCACCGCCATCTCCAGGGGCGGCGGAGAGGATCCGCCCAAGGAGAGCCTGTCGCTGGGCCGCTCCAGCCAATTACTTCTCTCGCCCTCCCTCCCCCATCACGGCAAGCCTCCCTTGCCCTGCCCGCCCTCCCCCACAACTCCCTCCCACCCCGCGCCCGTGCACCACACCCTCTCCCTCACCCTCCTTCCCTCGCCCGTCATAGGAGGCCTGCTTCTCGCTCCCTCCTCTTCCGACTCCCCTCCCCTGTCTTTTTCTTCACCCTCTCTCCCCCCGCCATTCCTCCCGCCCGCTTTTGACCCAGACTCCTTCCTGAACTCCCCCAAGCAGGGCCAGACATACGGCGGACCCCTTCCTCCCATCATCTGCGCCGCCTCCTCCCCGCTCTCTCCCTCCTCTCTGGCGCTGTCGCCCACGTCCACCCCGCCCTCGTCCATCTCCCCTCCCTCGTCGCTGTCTTCGTCCTCCTGCGAGACGGACAGGAAGGACTCGGCCTCGCTTCCGCCTTCCTTCCTCCTGTCGCCCACTTCCTCGGTGGCGCCGCCACTCCTTCCCCTCTGTCTGGAGCTGGGAGCTGTCGAGGTCCCGGCGGAGGCGGTGGGATGCGACCTTGAGGGAAATGAGCGGGGAGATGACGTTCGCAGCCTAGCGCCTCCCACGAAGCTGCAGCAG CCCAGCCTGTCGTCAACGCCAGGAAGTGGCACCGCATCGCAGGAGCGGCCCTACGGTCACCTGCCCGGACCCCCCGCCTCCGCCAACCCAGAAGATGTCACCATGGAAACCTCCGCTCAGGCGCCGCCCGCCCTGCAGGTGAAGGAGGTCAACGGGCCGGGCCACGATGCCGACACCCCTCCCATGGACACGCAGCAGGAAGTGGAGGATCTAGAAATCTCCTTCGACAGCCAGTTTCCGGACCTCATCTCTGACCTCATCACAGTGGAGGCCAATCCTGTGGCGGCGGCGCCTCCTTCCGCTCCCGCCGACGTGGCCCCCAACCCGGTCGTTTTCTCAGCTGGGATTCGCTACGTGGTGCCCCCGCAACCTTCCCCTTCCACTTCCTTCCTCCCCTTTCCTCACCCGCTGCCGTCTTCGTCGCCGCTCGCCTCCATCACGGACTTCTCCCCGGAGTGGTCGTATCCCGAG GGTGGGGTGAAAGTGTTGATCACAGGACCGTGGAGTGAGCAGTCGGGTCGCTACACGTGCGTATTTGATCAGAGCGCTGTCCCGGCTTCGCTGATCCAGCCCGGCGTGCTGCGCTGCTACTGCCCTg CCCACGAGGCCGGTCTGGTGTGTCTTCAGGTTGTGGAGTCCGGGGGTTCCGTGTCATCGTCGGTTCTGTTCGAGTACCGCGCCAGGAATGCCAGCTCGCTGCCCAGCTCTCAGCTCGACTGGCTGTCATTGGACG ACAATCAATTCAGGGTGTCCATCCTGGAGCGCCTGGAGCAGATGGAGCGCAGGATGGCAGCGATGGCGGCCCGCGACATCGCGCAacgacaacagcagcagcagcgacgTGGCAGCCAAATGGCCGCCACCGCACCCCTTCCTCCGCACACACCCGAGGACCGCAACCAG TCGTCCCAGTGGTTCGAGAGGAGGATCGTGCGAGTGTGCGAGAGGATGATGAGAGGAGTGCGGTGGAGCGGAGGCGACGAAGAGCGGCTTCAACACTCGGCGCTCCACCGAGGGATGACGCTGCTCCACCTGGCCGCCGCGCAGGGTTACACTCATCTGATACACACGCTGATAACCTGGAg ACGTGTACACAGCGACAGTTTGGACCTGGAACAGGAAGTTGACCCTCTTAACGTGGACCACTTCTCCTGCACGCCGCTG ATGTGGGCTTGCGCTCTGGGCCACCGGAGCGCGGCGGAGCTCCTGTACAGCTGGAGCGGCGTGGCTCTCGGGATCCCGGACTCGCTGGGCCGCCTCCCGCTGGCCGTGGCCCGCTCGCGAGGGCACACGTGTCTGGCCGCCGCTTTGGAGGAGCTGCACACGCTTGCCGCGGCCTCGCCCGCGTCGACGAGCCCGGACACAG GCGTCAGCTCCTCCAGCAGCCTCCCCTCCTCTCCCTCCCAAAGTTCGGCCGCCCCCATGGACACCTCCCCCTCGTccccatcctcatcctccttgtCCTGCTTGCCAGTGGAGGAGCCGCACGCAG CTTTGACCCTCTCGGAGTGTCCGAACGAGGGCCCTGCGTGCCCCCGCCTGGCGCCCACGCTGGCAGAGCAGCTCCTGAGCTACAGCGACAACATGGAGaacgaggaggacgaggaggatgaggaggaagaggag GTCGACATGGCGACACTTGCGGAGCAAATCATAGAGGCGACGCCGGAGCGAATCAAACACGAGGAATTTGCCGGGGGGGCCGACTCGATGCTCAGTGAGAGGCGGGACATCCAGGACACCTGGCTGGCGACCTACCTGGACACGGTGGACGCCCACGCGGATGCCCTGCCCAG GGTTCTGCGTCTGCGCAGGCGGGTGTGCCCCCCCTCGCCTCTCAGCGCGTTGGCCCTCCAGAGGTTGCGCCCTCCCTCCTCTGCGGCATGGGCAGAGTTTCTGAACGCGTCGGCCAACGGGAGGATGGAGCGCGACTTTGCCCTGCTGACGCTGACGGACGGCGAGCAGAGGGAGCTCTACGAGGCGGCCAGGATCATCCAGAACGCCTTCCGGAGATACAAG GGTCGCAGGTTAAAGGAGCAGCAGGACATGGCCGCAGCCGTCATTCAGAGATGCTACCGCAAATATAAACAG CTAACATGGATAGCTCTCAAG TACGCCATCTACAAGAAGATGACCCAGGCGGCCATCTTGATCCAGTCCAAGTTTCGCTCATACTACGAGCAGAAGCGCTTCCAGCAGAGTCGGCGCGCGGCTGTGCTCATCCAGCAGTACTACCGCAGCTACAAGGAGTACGAGAGGCTCAAACAGAGCCCGGGCATCTGCGGCGCAGGCCACAACCCCAAAATCAA GGGGACCTACCTGACCAAGAAACAGGACCAGGCTGCACGCAAGATCATGAGGTTCCTGAGACGTTGCAGGCACcg GATCAAGGAGCTGAAGCAGAACCGGGAGCTGGAGAGACGAGGTCTGACCACGTAA
- the camta2 gene encoding calmodulin-binding transcription activator 2 isoform X6 codes for MSNKEMVSTGYTESKGQRNKLLECLPRSSCLPNERLRWNTNDEIASYLVSFDKHDEWLSCTLKTRPKNGSIILYNRKKVKYRKDGYCWKKRKDGKDTREDHMKLKVQGMECLYGNYVHSAIVPTFHRRCYWLLQNPDIVLVHYLNVPSLEDSGKCSPLLCAVTSRHDSMKWNRDDLLGQLKPMFHSIKCSGGSGDFSIEEMVQLILERQRTKPQPRTHACLCNGNQGRNIPHSCNSTKHRIISPKLPPSSSSPLSLETGELGGGGGDAKLPQLQAQGSPASSPSPASTSATSPPLTTVALPHNALIVMATTTAISRGGGEDPPKESLSLGRSSQLLLSPSLPHHGKPPLPCPPSPTTPSHPAPVHHTLSLTLLPSPVIGGLLLAPSSSDSPPLSFSSPSLPPPFLPPAFDPDSFLNSPKQGQTYGGPLPPIICAASSPLSPSSLALSPTSTPPSSISPPSSLSSSSCETDRKDSASLPPSFLLSPTSSVAPPLLPLCLELGAVEVPAEAVGCDLEGNERGDDVRSLAPPTKLQQPSLSSTPGSGTASQERPYGHLPGPPASANPEDVTMETSAQAPPALQVKEVNGPGHDADTPPMDTQQEVEDLEISFDSQFPDLISDLITVEANPVAAAPPSAPADVAPNPVVFSAGIRYVVPPQPSPSTSFLPFPHPLPSSSPLASITDFSPEWSYPEGGVKVLITGPWSEQSGRYTCVFDQSAVPASLIQPGVLRCYCPAHEAGLVCLQVVESGGSVSSSVLFEYRARNASSLPSSQLDWLSLDDNQFRVSILERLEQMERRMAAMAARDIAQRQQQQQRRGSQMAATAPLPPHTPEDRNQSSQWFERRIVRVCERMMRGVRWSGGDEERLQHSALHRGMTLLHLAAAQGYTHLIHTLITWRRVHSDSLDLEQEVDPLNVDHFSCTPLMWACALGHRSAAELLYSWSGVALGIPDSLGRLPLAVARSRGHTCLAAALEELHTLAAASPASTSPDTGVSSSSSLPSSPSQSSAAPMDTSPSSPSSSSLSCLPVEEPHAALTLSECPNEGPACPRLAPTLAEQLLSYSDNMENEEDEEDEEEEEVDMATLAEQIIEATPERIKHEEFAGGADSMLSERRDIQDTWLATYLDTVDAHADALPRVLRLRRRVCPPSPLSALALQRLRPPSSAAWAEFLNASANGRMERDFALLTLTDGEQRELYEAARIIQNAFRRYKGRRLKEQQDMAAAVIQRCYRKYKQYAIYKKMTQAAILIQSKFRSYYEQKRFQQSRRAAVLIQQYYRSYKEYERLKQSPGICGAGHNPKIKGTYLTKKQDQAARKIMRFLRRCRHRIKELKQNRELERRGLTT; via the exons ATGAGCAACAAGGAGATGGTTTCCACAGGTTACACTG agaGTAAAGGACAGAGGAACAAGCTGCTGGAGTGCCTCCCTCGCTCGTCCTGTCTGCCCAACGAGCGTCTGAGATGGAACACTAATGAT GAGATCGCGTCTTATCTGGTAAGCTTTGACAAGCATGACGAGTGGCTCTCCTGCACCCTGAAAaccag GCCAAAGAACGGCAGCATCATCCTCTACAATAGAAAGAAGGTCAAGTACAGGAAAGATGGCTACTGCTGGAAGAAACGCAAGGATGGGAAGGACACCCGAGAGGACCACATGAAGCTGAAGGTGCAAGGCATGGAG TGTCTCTACGGTAACTACGTCCATTCCGCCATTGTGCCAACATTCCACCGCCGGTGCTATTGGCTGCTGCAA AACCCAGACATTGTGCTGGTCCATTACCTGAACGTGCCCTCCCTAGAGGATTCTGGGAAATGCAGTCCACTGCTGTGTGCCGTGACCAGTCGCCACGACAGCATGAAATGGAACCGCGACGACTTGCTCGGACAGCTCAAGCCCATGT ttcaCAGCATCAAGTGTTCCGGCGGGAGTGGTGATTTCAGCATCGAGGAGATGGTGCAGCTCATCCTGGAGCGCCAGAGAACCAAACCGCAGCCGCGCACGCACGCCTGCCTCTGTAACGGCAACCAGG GACGGAACATTCCCCACAGCTGCAACAGCACCAAGCATCGGATCATCTCCCCCAAGCTGCCCCCCTCGTCCTCCTCGCCGCTGTCCTTGGAGACGGGGGAGCTTGGGGGCGGCGGGGGGGACGCCAAACTGCCCCAGCTCCAGGCTCAGGGCAGCCCCGCCTCCTCTCCCAGCCCCGCCTCCAC GTCGGCCACGTCCCCGCCACTGACCACCGTGGCGCTGCCGCACAATGCCCTCATCGTCATGGCGACCACCACCGCCATCTCCAGGGGCGGCGGAGAGGATCCGCCCAAGGAGAGCCTGTCGCTGGGCCGCTCCAGCCAATTACTTCTCTCGCCCTCCCTCCCCCATCACGGCAAGCCTCCCTTGCCCTGCCCGCCCTCCCCCACAACTCCCTCCCACCCCGCGCCCGTGCACCACACCCTCTCCCTCACCCTCCTTCCCTCGCCCGTCATAGGAGGCCTGCTTCTCGCTCCCTCCTCTTCCGACTCCCCTCCCCTGTCTTTTTCTTCACCCTCTCTCCCCCCGCCATTCCTCCCGCCCGCTTTTGACCCAGACTCCTTCCTGAACTCCCCCAAGCAGGGCCAGACATACGGCGGACCCCTTCCTCCCATCATCTGCGCCGCCTCCTCCCCGCTCTCTCCCTCCTCTCTGGCGCTGTCGCCCACGTCCACCCCGCCCTCGTCCATCTCCCCTCCCTCGTCGCTGTCTTCGTCCTCCTGCGAGACGGACAGGAAGGACTCGGCCTCGCTTCCGCCTTCCTTCCTCCTGTCGCCCACTTCCTCGGTGGCGCCGCCACTCCTTCCCCTCTGTCTGGAGCTGGGAGCTGTCGAGGTCCCGGCGGAGGCGGTGGGATGCGACCTTGAGGGAAATGAGCGGGGAGATGACGTTCGCAGCCTAGCGCCTCCCACGAAGCTGCAGCAG CCCAGCCTGTCGTCAACGCCAGGAAGTGGCACCGCATCGCAGGAGCGGCCCTACGGTCACCTGCCCGGACCCCCCGCCTCCGCCAACCCAGAAGATGTCACCATGGAAACCTCCGCTCAGGCGCCGCCCGCCCTGCAGGTGAAGGAGGTCAACGGGCCGGGCCACGATGCCGACACCCCTCCCATGGACACGCAGCAGGAAGTGGAGGATCTAGAAATCTCCTTCGACAGCCAGTTTCCGGACCTCATCTCTGACCTCATCACAGTGGAGGCCAATCCTGTGGCGGCGGCGCCTCCTTCCGCTCCCGCCGACGTGGCCCCCAACCCGGTCGTTTTCTCAGCTGGGATTCGCTACGTGGTGCCCCCGCAACCTTCCCCTTCCACTTCCTTCCTCCCCTTTCCTCACCCGCTGCCGTCTTCGTCGCCGCTCGCCTCCATCACGGACTTCTCCCCGGAGTGGTCGTATCCCGAG GGTGGGGTGAAAGTGTTGATCACAGGACCGTGGAGTGAGCAGTCGGGTCGCTACACGTGCGTATTTGATCAGAGCGCTGTCCCGGCTTCGCTGATCCAGCCCGGCGTGCTGCGCTGCTACTGCCCTg CCCACGAGGCCGGTCTGGTGTGTCTTCAGGTTGTGGAGTCCGGGGGTTCCGTGTCATCGTCGGTTCTGTTCGAGTACCGCGCCAGGAATGCCAGCTCGCTGCCCAGCTCTCAGCTCGACTGGCTGTCATTGGACG ACAATCAATTCAGGGTGTCCATCCTGGAGCGCCTGGAGCAGATGGAGCGCAGGATGGCAGCGATGGCGGCCCGCGACATCGCGCAacgacaacagcagcagcagcgacgTGGCAGCCAAATGGCCGCCACCGCACCCCTTCCTCCGCACACACCCGAGGACCGCAACCAG TCGTCCCAGTGGTTCGAGAGGAGGATCGTGCGAGTGTGCGAGAGGATGATGAGAGGAGTGCGGTGGAGCGGAGGCGACGAAGAGCGGCTTCAACACTCGGCGCTCCACCGAGGGATGACGCTGCTCCACCTGGCCGCCGCGCAGGGTTACACTCATCTGATACACACGCTGATAACCTGGAg ACGTGTACACAGCGACAGTTTGGACCTGGAACAGGAAGTTGACCCTCTTAACGTGGACCACTTCTCCTGCACGCCGCTG ATGTGGGCTTGCGCTCTGGGCCACCGGAGCGCGGCGGAGCTCCTGTACAGCTGGAGCGGCGTGGCTCTCGGGATCCCGGACTCGCTGGGCCGCCTCCCGCTGGCCGTGGCCCGCTCGCGAGGGCACACGTGTCTGGCCGCCGCTTTGGAGGAGCTGCACACGCTTGCCGCGGCCTCGCCCGCGTCGACGAGCCCGGACACAG GCGTCAGCTCCTCCAGCAGCCTCCCCTCCTCTCCCTCCCAAAGTTCGGCCGCCCCCATGGACACCTCCCCCTCGTccccatcctcatcctccttgtCCTGCTTGCCAGTGGAGGAGCCGCACGCAG CTTTGACCCTCTCGGAGTGTCCGAACGAGGGCCCTGCGTGCCCCCGCCTGGCGCCCACGCTGGCAGAGCAGCTCCTGAGCTACAGCGACAACATGGAGaacgaggaggacgaggaggatgaggaggaagaggag GTCGACATGGCGACACTTGCGGAGCAAATCATAGAGGCGACGCCGGAGCGAATCAAACACGAGGAATTTGCCGGGGGGGCCGACTCGATGCTCAGTGAGAGGCGGGACATCCAGGACACCTGGCTGGCGACCTACCTGGACACGGTGGACGCCCACGCGGATGCCCTGCCCAG GGTTCTGCGTCTGCGCAGGCGGGTGTGCCCCCCCTCGCCTCTCAGCGCGTTGGCCCTCCAGAGGTTGCGCCCTCCCTCCTCTGCGGCATGGGCAGAGTTTCTGAACGCGTCGGCCAACGGGAGGATGGAGCGCGACTTTGCCCTGCTGACGCTGACGGACGGCGAGCAGAGGGAGCTCTACGAGGCGGCCAGGATCATCCAGAACGCCTTCCGGAGATACAAG GGTCGCAGGTTAAAGGAGCAGCAGGACATGGCCGCAGCCGTCATTCAGAGATGCTACCGCAAATATAAACAG TACGCCATCTACAAGAAGATGACCCAGGCGGCCATCTTGATCCAGTCCAAGTTTCGCTCATACTACGAGCAGAAGCGCTTCCAGCAGAGTCGGCGCGCGGCTGTGCTCATCCAGCAGTACTACCGCAGCTACAAGGAGTACGAGAGGCTCAAACAGAGCCCGGGCATCTGCGGCGCAGGCCACAACCCCAAAATCAA GGGGACCTACCTGACCAAGAAACAGGACCAGGCTGCACGCAAGATCATGAGGTTCCTGAGACGTTGCAGGCACcg GATCAAGGAGCTGAAGCAGAACCGGGAGCTGGAGAGACGAGGTCTGACCACGTAA